In Porphyromonas cangingivalis, a genomic segment contains:
- a CDS encoding OmpA family protein, whose product MNIRHIIYSFSVMAFSLCATTVVAQEDQPAKKAWEIGIGGSLINWNRVSITGAEISPKLYHFNMDVKHVLPGANLYIARELNPWLYLDVQGTMGILRNSGESKYNFLWLAGPGLQLRLGSLFNSKYVEPYLRAGINYMYKDFSSITKGRFTNDQTGTAHWESNDVWGSGRVTEEKKGYFPLSLGLGFNTWLNNRVGIGLQGDYIMSFRKDEPRFAQATMRVMFRIGGEDKRPRPQISYVEVEKPVDRIVEKEVRVVDVVTKYAILDQITFDFNKTTFAPENNFILDKVAEMMKEDTSLRLLITGYTDAVGNKRYNNELSVARAKRVYDELIARGVNPAMLKYRGVGKSISVAEPREDNAVRRGDRKVSIEKITDDTFWNRL is encoded by the coding sequence ATGAATATCAGACATATTATATACAGTTTTTCTGTGATGGCTTTCAGCTTGTGCGCGACTACGGTCGTTGCACAAGAGGATCAGCCTGCCAAGAAGGCTTGGGAGATAGGTATCGGGGGATCGTTGATCAACTGGAACCGTGTCTCTATCACGGGCGCCGAGATCTCTCCTAAGTTGTACCATTTCAACATGGATGTCAAGCACGTCCTTCCCGGTGCCAATCTGTACATCGCTCGCGAGTTGAACCCCTGGTTGTACCTCGATGTACAAGGGACTATGGGTATCCTTCGCAATTCGGGCGAGAGCAAATACAACTTCTTGTGGCTGGCAGGGCCGGGTCTTCAGTTGCGTCTCGGTTCTCTCTTCAATTCGAAGTATGTGGAGCCTTACCTACGTGCAGGTATCAACTATATGTACAAGGACTTCAGTTCGATCACCAAGGGACGCTTCACCAATGATCAGACAGGTACCGCACATTGGGAGTCCAATGATGTGTGGGGTAGCGGACGCGTGACAGAAGAAAAGAAGGGGTATTTCCCGTTGTCTCTCGGTCTCGGCTTCAACACTTGGCTCAACAATAGAGTGGGTATCGGTCTCCAAGGTGACTACATCATGTCGTTCCGCAAGGATGAGCCACGCTTTGCGCAGGCTACGATGAGGGTGATGTTTCGCATCGGAGGCGAAGACAAGCGTCCACGCCCACAGATCTCTTATGTAGAGGTAGAGAAGCCTGTCGATCGTATTGTTGAGAAGGAAGTGCGTGTCGTCGATGTCGTCACCAAGTACGCCATCCTCGATCAGATCACATTCGACTTCAATAAAACAACTTTTGCTCCCGAAAATAACTTCATCCTGGACAAGGTCGCAGAGATGATGAAGGAGGATACCTCTCTACGCTTGCTCATCACCGGATATACCGATGCTGTGGGCAACAAGAGATACAACAACGAACTCTCTGTCGCAAGAGCTAAGCGTGTCTATGACGAGCTCATCGCTCGTGGTGTCAACCCTGCAATGCTCAAGTACAGAGGTGTCGGCAAGTCTATCTCTGTAGCTGAGCCTCGCGAAGACAACGCTGTCAGAAGAGGTGACCGCAAGGTCTCTATCGAGAAGATCACCGACGATACCTTCTGGAACAGGCTCTAA
- the rpoN gene encoding RNA polymerase factor sigma-54: MAEHTGTLKQKLSQRLSTRQVQLMQMLTLPVTELEQRIKEELEDNPALEEGTDLQDAEIPDNGLDDGSALTEAEMILGDYADIDDVPDYKLRQIERSSGVSPSDIPFADEESLQENLRAQLLLTSLSEDERRVAEFIIGSLDDDGILRRDPESLMDDLAIYHSIYINEDELAHIESVLRTLDPPGVASRSVQGCLLAQLDRRQDPSPATRLAREIIADHFDLFASKAYDKLRTLLDVDDEELRQAIKIITRLNPSPGLDYTGRLQDNLSIIIPDFVVTEQEGTLVVSLNHSDIPDVRVSREFTDRMKDYTGDLRKVDRGSREAAKFVKQKIDDARWFVDMIHQRNTTLLSTMTAIVDKQREYFLTGDLALLRPMILKDIADLIGADISTVSRVTSTKYVQTDFGVFPLKYFFSESATTDDGEEVSTHRVRELIAELIANEDKTHPINDDQLTERLKEEGFIVARRTVAKYRDRLGIPVARLRKEI, from the coding sequence ATGGCAGAGCACACAGGTACACTCAAGCAAAAGTTATCCCAACGCCTCTCCACACGGCAGGTGCAGCTCATGCAGATGCTCACCCTCCCCGTCACGGAGCTGGAGCAGCGTATCAAGGAAGAGCTCGAGGACAATCCAGCTCTCGAAGAGGGTACAGATCTTCAAGATGCCGAAATCCCCGACAATGGTCTCGATGACGGAAGTGCCCTCACCGAAGCGGAGATGATCCTTGGCGACTATGCCGACATCGACGACGTCCCGGACTACAAGCTCAGGCAGATAGAACGCTCGTCCGGGGTCTCTCCCTCTGACATCCCCTTTGCGGACGAAGAGTCCTTACAGGAGAATCTCCGTGCACAGCTCCTCCTCACCTCCCTTTCTGAGGACGAGCGCAGAGTGGCTGAGTTCATTATCGGCAGTCTTGACGATGACGGTATCCTCCGTCGTGATCCCGAGAGCCTTATGGATGATCTTGCGATCTATCATTCCATATACATTAACGAGGACGAACTGGCACACATCGAGTCTGTCCTACGCACCCTCGATCCTCCCGGTGTCGCTTCGCGCAGTGTGCAGGGATGTCTATTGGCACAGCTTGACAGACGGCAAGACCCATCGCCTGCCACTCGACTTGCACGAGAGATCATCGCCGATCACTTCGACCTCTTTGCCTCCAAGGCCTACGACAAGCTCCGCACCCTCCTCGATGTCGACGACGAAGAGCTACGGCAGGCCATCAAGATCATCACACGACTCAATCCCTCTCCGGGACTCGACTATACCGGCCGTCTTCAGGATAATCTCAGCATCATCATCCCCGACTTCGTCGTCACCGAGCAAGAGGGGACTCTCGTCGTCTCTCTCAATCACTCCGACATCCCCGATGTCCGAGTCAGCCGAGAGTTCACCGATCGGATGAAGGACTACACCGGAGACCTCCGCAAGGTCGACAGAGGCAGTCGTGAGGCCGCCAAGTTTGTCAAGCAGAAGATCGACGATGCTCGGTGGTTTGTGGACATGATACACCAGCGCAATACGACCCTCCTCTCCACCATGACCGCCATCGTCGACAAGCAGAGGGAATACTTCCTCACCGGAGATCTTGCCCTCCTGCGTCCCATGATCCTCAAGGACATCGCTGACCTCATCGGGGCGGATATATCCACGGTCTCACGTGTGACTTCGACAAAGTATGTGCAGACAGACTTCGGTGTCTTTCCGCTCAAGTACTTCTTCTCCGAGTCCGCTACCACCGATGACGGCGAAGAGGTATCCACACACCGAGTGCGCGAACTCATTGCCGAACTCATCGCCAACGAGGACAAGACCCATCCCATCAACGACGATCAGCTCACCGAACGCCTCAAGGAAGAAGGTTTCATAGTCGCTCGCCGTACCGTCGCCAAGTACCGTGATCGTCTCGGTATCCCCGTCGCAAGACTCCGCAAAGAGATCTGA
- a CDS encoding beta-ketoacyl-ACP synthase III — protein sequence MERFHAAITAVGGYVPEGVLTNADIEKLIDTSDEWITTRVGIKERRILRDKDKGASYLGIQAVKDMFARNEIDPKSIEMVICSTNTGDYHFPTTASIIAHETGITSAYCFDVQAACTGFIVTLEMAANYIMSGRYKKILVVCTEKMSAAVDYTDRATTPLFGDGSGCVLVEPNTEGCGVIDSIIRNDGEGKEHLIMKAGGSACPTTHETVDQKLHYVYQEGQYVFKAAVSMMGDTSAEVLQRNGLNHDNIAWVFPHQANLRIIDAVARRMNLSMDKVAVNIQKYGNTSSASIPLCLWEWEDKLRKGDNLILTAFGAGYIWGAVYVKWAYDGKK from the coding sequence ATGGAACGTTTTCATGCAGCTATAACAGCAGTGGGCGGATATGTCCCCGAGGGAGTCTTGACCAACGCTGACATAGAAAAACTAATCGATACCTCGGATGAGTGGATCACCACTCGTGTCGGGATCAAAGAGCGTCGAATACTTAGAGACAAAGACAAAGGTGCTTCGTACCTGGGTATCCAGGCGGTCAAGGATATGTTTGCCCGCAATGAAATCGATCCAAAGTCTATAGAGATGGTGATCTGCTCGACCAATACAGGAGACTATCACTTCCCCACCACAGCCTCGATCATTGCTCACGAGACCGGTATCACATCGGCCTACTGCTTCGATGTGCAGGCGGCTTGTACAGGGTTTATCGTCACCCTTGAGATGGCGGCGAACTACATCATGTCGGGTCGTTACAAAAAGATCCTCGTCGTGTGTACGGAGAAGATGAGTGCTGCGGTCGACTATACCGACAGAGCCACGACACCTCTCTTCGGTGATGGCTCGGGCTGTGTGCTTGTAGAGCCCAATACCGAGGGCTGTGGTGTCATAGACTCCATCATCCGTAATGATGGAGAGGGCAAGGAGCACCTCATCATGAAGGCCGGTGGTTCGGCTTGTCCCACGACACACGAAACGGTCGATCAGAAGCTCCACTATGTCTATCAGGAGGGACAGTATGTCTTCAAGGCTGCGGTCTCGATGATGGGCGACACTTCGGCTGAGGTGCTTCAGCGTAATGGTCTCAACCACGACAACATCGCTTGGGTCTTCCCTCATCAGGCGAACCTCCGCATCATCGATGCCGTGGCTCGTCGTATGAATCTCTCCATGGATAAGGTGGCTGTGAACATCCAGAAGTATGGCAACACGAGTTCGGCATCCATCCCTCTCTGCCTCTGGGAGTGGGAGGACAAGCTCCGTAAGGGGGACAACCTCATCCTCACGGCTTTCGGTGCAGGTTACATCTGGGGTGCAGTGTACGTAAAATGGGCTTATGATGGAAAGAAGTGA
- a CDS encoding LemA family protein: MEQTKKGSKKWLIGALIIIGAIAIYCVSTYNKAVGLEEGIMNSWGNVEAQCQRRLDLIPNLVTTVKAYAQHERETFEEVVEARAKATQVTIDPSRLNAENIREFEAVQSQLSGALSRLLAVSEAYPELKASENFLVLQSQLEGTENRIAVARREFNKQVNAYNGYVRTFPVNMVAGFFGFEKKDYFAAEAGAEKAVQVEM; the protein is encoded by the coding sequence ATGGAACAGACAAAAAAAGGTAGTAAGAAGTGGCTCATCGGAGCTCTGATCATCATCGGTGCCATCGCCATATACTGCGTGAGCACATACAACAAAGCCGTCGGACTCGAAGAGGGCATCATGAACTCATGGGGAAATGTCGAAGCACAATGTCAGCGTCGTTTGGATCTGATCCCCAACCTCGTCACCACGGTCAAGGCTTATGCTCAGCACGAGCGTGAGACCTTCGAAGAAGTGGTCGAAGCGAGAGCCAAAGCGACACAGGTGACGATAGATCCATCCCGGCTGAATGCGGAGAACATCCGCGAGTTCGAGGCCGTGCAGTCACAACTCTCGGGAGCCTTGTCACGTCTACTTGCGGTGTCGGAGGCTTATCCCGAACTCAAAGCGAGCGAAAACTTCCTCGTCCTCCAGTCTCAGCTTGAGGGTACCGAAAACCGCATCGCCGTGGCACGACGGGAATTCAACAAACAGGTCAACGCCTACAACGGCTACGTAAGGACCTTCCCTGTCAACATGGTGGCAGGCTTCTTCGGATTTGAGAAGAAAGACTACTTCGCTGCCGAAGCCGGAGCGGAGAAAGCAGTGCAGGTGGAGATGTAA
- a CDS encoding BamA/TamA family outer membrane protein, producing MKHSKSLVISLLFILSLFVVGCSPRPYIPEGEQFYLGVKEIKVEGKQGGRHEAEVLSDVSDVLSYKPNGYFFGLRLPFTYGFYFDKKFHDSSNFFGRWLYKTLGTKPKFVSTANPDGRATIATRILEEYGYFHADVEPAVYPKKGDSLQAKVGYKVRLGIPYVYDSIEFNVGIVPLDSADLFSPKDRLIEPGDYFSVAKLEAERERIAEMLRSRGYYFFKAQNIVYTADTVKTPGKVQLRIGLSDKTLPQAYEPWHVRSITYNLLDGTGHPLTDSVMYEGVLFRYRDTPPVKLSVLRPRIRIGHGDLYNLTYQNRTTALMSYLNTFSYTDVAYAPMDTLNNALSVTLSSMIDKPYFSELEATFKAKSNNQVGPGLAFTVNKKNLFRGGELLSLTTGGNYEWETNRRSGGRSWDINSYQFNLTAALTLPRVYLPWIMNTTYFYPASTRISLSGELLNRGEFYRLGQFAGTLSYQFEPTKGLRHTLTPVRIAYNHLLRRTERFDSVVSDNPILRLAFQNQFIAGAGYMLGYETSDPESPHRFGIEANISEAGNLLGLLYRNKDQSKRPFRFLGAPYAQFIKGTLELRYNYRFGPRAQIATRLFGGAVYSYGNADVAPYTEQFYAGGANSIRGFNVRSIGPGSYRPRENDQYALLDRTGDLRFEANVEYRHKIMGGLELATFVDAGNIWLLRSDTHRPGGAFSVKDLSKDIALGTGLGIRYDLTYLVLRLDAGVALHAPYKDRSKYFNTFDTNDWYTFHFAIGYPF from the coding sequence ATGAAGCATAGCAAAAGTTTAGTCATAAGTCTATTATTTATCCTGTCTCTGTTTGTGGTGGGCTGTTCGCCACGTCCTTACATCCCCGAGGGCGAACAGTTTTATCTCGGTGTCAAGGAGATCAAGGTCGAAGGGAAACAAGGTGGACGACACGAGGCGGAAGTGCTTTCGGATGTCTCCGACGTACTCTCTTACAAGCCGAACGGTTACTTCTTCGGTCTCCGTTTGCCGTTCACCTATGGCTTTTACTTCGACAAGAAGTTTCACGACAGTTCGAACTTCTTCGGTCGATGGCTGTACAAGACCTTGGGGACGAAGCCCAAGTTTGTCTCCACTGCCAACCCCGACGGTCGGGCGACCATTGCGACACGCATACTTGAGGAGTACGGCTACTTCCACGCCGATGTCGAGCCTGCCGTTTACCCCAAGAAGGGAGACTCTCTACAAGCCAAGGTGGGCTATAAGGTACGACTTGGGATACCTTATGTGTACGACAGTATAGAGTTCAATGTCGGGATTGTCCCCCTCGACTCTGCCGATCTGTTTTCGCCCAAGGACAGACTCATAGAGCCGGGAGACTACTTTTCTGTGGCCAAGCTCGAAGCCGAACGCGAGCGTATCGCAGAGATGCTCAGGAGCAGGGGCTATTATTTCTTCAAGGCACAGAACATCGTCTACACTGCCGACACCGTCAAGACCCCGGGCAAGGTGCAGCTCCGTATCGGTCTCTCGGACAAGACCCTTCCGCAGGCTTATGAGCCGTGGCACGTCAGGAGTATCACGTACAATCTCCTTGATGGCACCGGTCATCCTCTCACCGACAGTGTGATGTACGAGGGTGTCCTCTTTCGCTATCGGGATACTCCTCCCGTCAAGCTCAGTGTCCTCCGCCCTCGCATCCGTATCGGGCACGGAGACCTCTACAACCTGACGTACCAAAACAGGACGACAGCCCTCATGTCGTACCTCAATACGTTCTCCTATACCGATGTGGCCTATGCCCCCATGGACACACTGAACAATGCCCTCAGCGTGACCCTCTCTTCGATGATCGATAAGCCTTACTTCTCCGAGCTTGAAGCGACTTTCAAAGCCAAGAGTAACAACCAGGTCGGACCCGGTCTGGCCTTCACGGTCAATAAGAAGAACCTCTTCCGAGGAGGAGAGCTCCTCAGTCTTACCACCGGGGGCAACTATGAATGGGAGACCAACCGTCGCTCAGGCGGACGTAGCTGGGACATCAACAGTTACCAGTTCAACCTCACCGCTGCCCTTACCCTTCCGAGGGTCTATCTCCCTTGGATCATGAACACGACCTACTTCTACCCCGCCAGCACACGTATCTCTCTCTCGGGCGAGCTCCTTAATCGTGGCGAGTTTTACCGCCTTGGACAGTTTGCCGGGACACTCTCCTATCAGTTTGAGCCCACGAAGGGTCTTCGACATACCCTCACCCCTGTGCGTATAGCATACAATCACCTCTTGCGCAGGACAGAGAGGTTTGACAGTGTCGTCTCGGACAACCCTATCCTCAGGCTCGCCTTTCAGAACCAGTTCATCGCCGGGGCAGGGTATATGCTTGGCTATGAGACCTCTGATCCCGAGAGCCCGCACCGATTCGGTATCGAGGCGAATATATCCGAGGCCGGTAACCTGCTGGGGCTACTTTATCGCAACAAAGATCAGAGCAAGAGGCCGTTCCGTTTCCTCGGTGCACCTTATGCGCAGTTCATCAAAGGGACACTCGAACTCCGCTACAACTACCGCTTCGGCCCACGAGCACAGATAGCTACACGACTCTTTGGAGGAGCGGTGTATAGTTATGGCAATGCCGATGTAGCACCTTATACCGAACAGTTCTATGCCGGTGGGGCAAACAGTATCAGAGGCTTCAATGTCCGATCCATTGGTCCCGGATCGTACCGCCCACGCGAAAATGACCAGTATGCCCTCTTGGATCGTACGGGAGACCTCCGATTCGAAGCCAATGTCGAGTACCGTCACAAGATTATGGGCGGACTTGAGTTGGCGACCTTCGTTGACGCCGGCAACATCTGGCTTCTTCGCTCGGACACCCATCGTCCCGGAGGGGCATTCAGTGTCAAAGACCTCTCCAAGGATATTGCCCTCGGTACGGGGCTCGGTATCCGTTACGACCTCACCTATCTCGTCCTTCGTCTCGATGCCGGGGTAGCGCTTCATGCACCGTACAAGGATAGGAGCAAGTACTTCAATACGTTCGATACGAACGACTGGTACACCTTCCACTTCGCAATCGGTTATCCCTTCTAA
- a CDS encoding TetR/AcrR family transcriptional regulator has translation MEVISKTRSAFLNAARKLFASVGFDKTTMNDIAVESHRGRRTLYTYFKSKNEIFTAVIEQELDSLSDELATIVDSPIRATKKLLMYGQRRLALISEVVKRNGSLNAAFFQDISLVERARLRFDIQETRSIQKILREGVAASEFEVADTRFMAILLHNSLKGLEVPYIKGQLSRKILGSVDINKVIKQFIFDGIAKRK, from the coding sequence ATGGAAGTTATCAGTAAGACTCGCTCCGCCTTCCTCAATGCCGCGCGCAAGCTCTTTGCGAGTGTAGGGTTCGACAAGACGACGATGAACGACATCGCCGTGGAGTCGCACAGGGGTAGGCGTACACTGTATACGTATTTTAAGAGTAAGAACGAGATATTCACCGCCGTCATCGAGCAGGAGTTGGACTCCCTTTCGGACGAACTCGCTACCATAGTAGATTCACCCATAAGAGCGACGAAGAAGCTCCTCATGTATGGTCAACGCCGTCTCGCACTCATCAGCGAAGTGGTCAAGCGCAACGGTTCGCTCAATGCGGCCTTCTTCCAAGACATTTCGCTCGTGGAGCGTGCACGCTTGAGGTTTGACATACAGGAGACCCGCTCGATACAGAAGATCCTCAGAGAGGGGGTGGCTGCATCGGAGTTTGAGGTCGCAGACACACGATTTATGGCGATCCTCCTGCACAACTCGCTCAAAGGCCTCGAAGTCCCCTACATCAAGGGACAGCTCTCACGTAAGATCCTCGGCTCGGTAGACATCAATAAGGTCATCAAGCAGTTCATCTTCGACGGTATAGCCAAAAGGAAATAG
- the der gene encoding ribosome biogenesis GTPase Der, whose product MSRLVAIVGQPNVGKSTLFNRLTKTRTAIVTDEPGTTRDRQYGKAEWNGVNFSVVDTGGWIVRSDDIFEDEINKQVEIAIEEADLILFMVDTQVGLLETDEGVARLLRRSNKPVLLLANKADNFTMEAYAAEFYSLGLGDPMPISAVNGSGTGDLLDKVVELLPADDASDEEESEIPRIAVVGRPNAGKSSLINAFLGEDRHIVTDIAGTTRDSIYTKYNKFGHEFSLVDTAGIRKRGKVNEDLEYYSVIRSIRAIENSDVCVLMLDATKGIEGQDLNIFSVIQKNKKGLIVCVNKWDLIEDRSQKAQDSYISAIRSRLAPFTDFPIIFISALNKQRILKVLDIAKEVYEKRKTRISTNQINALLLPIIEKTPPPSWKGKYIKIKYITMLPKVTVPSFVFFCNLPQWIKEEYKRFLENQIRANWDFSGTPINLFFREK is encoded by the coding sequence ATGAGCAGGTTAGTAGCAATAGTAGGACAACCCAATGTCGGTAAGTCTACCCTCTTCAACCGCCTTACCAAGACGCGTACCGCCATCGTCACCGATGAGCCGGGTACGACACGAGACAGACAGTACGGTAAGGCCGAGTGGAATGGGGTCAACTTCTCCGTGGTAGATACCGGTGGATGGATCGTGAGATCCGACGATATCTTTGAAGATGAGATCAATAAACAAGTAGAGATAGCTATCGAGGAAGCGGACCTTATCCTCTTCATGGTGGATACACAGGTAGGGCTCCTTGAGACCGACGAAGGTGTGGCACGTCTGCTCCGTCGTAGCAACAAGCCCGTGCTCCTCTTGGCGAATAAGGCTGACAACTTCACCATGGAGGCTTATGCCGCTGAATTTTACAGCCTCGGTCTCGGTGATCCCATGCCCATATCTGCCGTCAATGGTTCGGGTACGGGTGACCTCCTCGATAAGGTGGTCGAGCTGCTCCCTGCCGATGATGCTTCGGACGAAGAGGAGTCCGAGATCCCACGCATCGCCGTCGTCGGTCGTCCCAACGCAGGGAAGTCTTCCCTCATCAATGCCTTCTTGGGCGAGGACAGGCACATCGTCACCGACATTGCAGGCACCACACGTGACTCGATATATACGAAATACAATAAGTTCGGACACGAGTTCAGCCTTGTCGATACTGCGGGTATCCGTAAGCGCGGTAAGGTGAACGAGGACTTGGAGTACTACTCCGTCATACGTTCGATCAGAGCGATAGAGAACAGCGATGTCTGTGTCCTCATGCTCGATGCCACCAAGGGTATCGAAGGGCAGGACCTCAACATCTTCTCTGTCATACAGAAAAACAAGAAGGGGCTCATCGTCTGCGTCAATAAGTGGGACCTCATAGAGGACCGCTCGCAGAAGGCTCAGGACTCTTATATCAGTGCCATCCGCAGTCGTCTTGCTCCGTTTACGGACTTCCCCATCATCTTCATCTCTGCGCTTAACAAGCAACGTATCCTGAAGGTGCTCGACATTGCGAAGGAGGTCTACGAAAAGCGTAAGACCCGTATCTCGACCAACCAGATCAATGCGCTCTTGTTGCCGATCATCGAGAAGACACCACCTCCATCTTGGAAAGGCAAGTACATCAAGATCAAGTACATCACGATGTTGCCCAAGGTGACTGTCCCCTCCTTTGTGTTCTTCTGCAACCTCCCTCAGTGGATCAAGGAAGAGTACAAGCGTTTCCTCGAAAATCAGATCCGTGCCAACTGGGACTTCTCCGGTACTCCGATCAACCTCTTTTTCCGGGAAAAGTAA
- a CDS encoding TPM domain-containing protein — protein MRWQKVLLLIAILLSTLSLRGQTAYRVSDVPPISKIEGRYIIDPQGILSADERAELTQKIITIRDSTDIEIAVVLLHDYDRNTYESNRHFGNELFNTWRLGHSRTNKGLLILFITREDKRQFSLEIGDGLGYTLTDAQSTLVQRKVMRPLLREDHYYEALIAGMDAVVKIDQGEDLKTSGGKASEVVEELDGWGYFFLIGLPMILAILFFLKSLYNDKRDIEDLGWIKKLYYTRIGKGVWFSLLCLPVIPVFILFLIARHFLTRRMAKDIVCPNCQAVNKVTKSALGCSMDTKRTIKDDDTYTGRIVHTAYVECKVCGAVWDIQAYEDLVGVVPKAYTQEHRRAFESGQDWKLPDYSRSSDSWGGGSDSGGYSSGGGSSSDY, from the coding sequence GTGAGATGGCAAAAGGTACTCTTACTGATCGCCATCCTCTTATCGACACTGTCACTCCGAGGACAGACTGCCTATCGCGTCAGTGATGTCCCTCCTATATCAAAGATTGAGGGAAGATACATCATCGATCCACAAGGTATCTTGTCGGCAGATGAGAGGGCCGAACTGACACAAAAGATCATCACGATACGCGACTCCACCGACATAGAGATCGCCGTCGTCCTCCTCCACGACTATGACCGGAACACGTACGAGTCCAACCGCCACTTCGGCAACGAGCTCTTCAACACCTGGAGACTCGGACACTCTCGCACAAACAAGGGGTTGCTCATCCTCTTCATCACTCGAGAAGACAAGAGGCAGTTTTCGCTGGAGATCGGAGATGGGCTCGGATACACTCTGACAGATGCTCAGAGCACTCTCGTACAGCGCAAGGTGATGCGTCCTCTACTGCGAGAAGACCATTATTACGAAGCCCTCATCGCAGGGATGGATGCCGTGGTCAAGATCGATCAGGGTGAAGATCTCAAGACTTCGGGCGGAAAGGCTTCGGAGGTCGTCGAGGAGCTGGATGGCTGGGGCTACTTCTTCCTCATAGGCCTACCGATGATTCTTGCCATTTTGTTTTTCCTCAAGTCGTTGTACAACGACAAGAGAGACATCGAAGACCTCGGCTGGATCAAAAAGCTCTACTACACGAGGATCGGAAAAGGGGTGTGGTTCAGCCTCCTTTGCCTGCCGGTCATTCCTGTATTCATCCTCTTCCTGATCGCACGACACTTCCTCACCCGACGCATGGCGAAGGACATCGTCTGCCCGAACTGTCAAGCGGTGAACAAAGTCACCAAAAGTGCCTTGGGGTGCAGCATGGACACGAAGCGGACCATCAAGGACGACGACACTTACACCGGCAGGATAGTCCACACGGCCTATGTCGAGTGCAAGGTCTGTGGTGCGGTATGGGACATCCAAGCCTACGAGGATCTCGTCGGGGTGGTACCGAAAGCGTATACTCAGGAGCATCGCAGGGCGTTCGAGTCGGGACAAGATTGGAAGTTGCCCGACTATTCGAGGTCGTCCGACTCTTGGGGCGGTGGTAGCGACTCGGGAGGGTACAGCAGTGGGGGGGGCTCTTCGTCAGACTATTGA
- the era gene encoding GTPase Era has protein sequence MERSDGDNNTLFGGVKAGHKSGFVNIVGNPNVGKSTLMNKLVGDKVSIITSKAQTTRHRIMGIVNTPEMQIVYSDTPGVLKPQYKLQDSMLGFSRSALGDADILLYVTDTVESGEKNEEFLAEVRKVECPVFVLINKADLSDPAGLEQMVKDWQERLPQAEVVPLSALHGVGVQYIMDRIRELLPESPPYFEKDAFTDRPARFFVTEIIREKILLYYQKEIPYSCEVVVESFKESDDLIRINAVIYVERDSQKGIIIGHKGAALKKMASKARADIERFFEKKVFLEVFVKVESDWRNRENILRSFGYRQD, from the coding sequence ATGGAAAGAAGTGATGGCGACAACAACACCCTCTTCGGAGGTGTGAAGGCAGGACACAAGTCGGGGTTCGTCAACATCGTCGGCAATCCCAACGTGGGCAAGTCCACGCTGATGAACAAGCTCGTCGGCGACAAGGTCTCTATCATCACTTCGAAGGCTCAGACCACACGACACCGTATCATGGGCATCGTCAATACGCCCGAGATGCAGATCGTGTACTCGGATACCCCGGGGGTGCTGAAGCCTCAGTATAAGTTGCAGGACTCGATGCTGGGATTTTCACGCTCGGCACTCGGTGATGCCGACATCTTGCTGTATGTCACGGATACGGTGGAGTCGGGGGAGAAGAACGAAGAGTTCCTCGCCGAGGTGCGTAAGGTGGAGTGTCCCGTATTCGTCCTCATCAACAAAGCCGATCTCTCCGATCCTGCCGGGCTGGAGCAGATGGTCAAGGACTGGCAGGAGAGACTGCCACAGGCAGAGGTCGTGCCCCTCTCTGCCCTACATGGTGTGGGGGTGCAGTACATCATGGATCGTATCCGTGAGCTCTTGCCGGAGTCGCCTCCCTACTTCGAGAAGGATGCATTTACGGATCGTCCGGCGAGGTTTTTTGTTACGGAGATCATCCGTGAGAAGATCCTGCTGTACTACCAGAAGGAGATCCCTTACTCTTGCGAAGTGGTCGTGGAGAGCTTCAAGGAGAGCGATGACCTCATACGTATCAATGCGGTCATATATGTGGAGCGTGACTCTCAGAAGGGAATCATCATAGGGCACAAGGGGGCGGCACTCAAGAAGATGGCTTCGAAGGCTCGTGCCGACATCGAACGCTTCTTCGAGAAGAAGGTCTTCCTCGAAGTCTTTGTCAAGGTCGAGAGCGACTGGCGCAACAGGGAAAACATCCTTCGTTCGTTCGGCTATCGTCAGGATTGA